The Ignavibacteria bacterium genomic interval TGGTCGTGTAAATTGAAACCGAATTCCGGTCGCAACTTCAAACGTAAACCGTGCAACAATCTTGCTTCGTACGAAACACACGCTTGCGCATCGCGGTTAATGTCAATGTTTTGCGCGTTTCTTCGTTGCTTGCATTCTGCTCCGTCGGGATTAACCATCGGAAGAAAATACAATGTACATTCGGAAAGAATTTTTTCTGCTTCGCTTGTATTTCTGTTTGTCAAAAGAAAATTCAGAACATCAAATATTGCTTTCGTTGCAGTAGATTCGTCTCCGTGCATTTGTGTCCAGCAAAATATTTTTCGTTTTCCATTCCCGATGGAGAGCAAATACATTGTTCTATCTTCAAACGAAATCCCGGCTTCTTCAATTTTTATTTCGCTTTCTTTCAACGAATGAATATGCTCTTCAATTTCAGAATGAATAACATACGTGGAAAATTTATTTACTTTCCATTCATCGTAGGAATAAAAAAGTTGTTGGTGATTCACTTGGGATTGCCGTTATTCGTCGGTGGTCATTTGTAATTGGTAATTAGTCATTCGTAAAATCTCAACGTTTTTTTAAGCAAGACAACTAATAACAAATTACCAATTACGTCTTCTGCTGTTTCTTCTTCGCCGCGGGAAAGAGAACATTATTCAGAATCAAACGATATCCGGGAGAATTTTTGTACAACTCCAATTGCGTGGGAGGGTCTCCAACAGCGTGCTGATAATCTTCCGGGTCGTGTCCGCCGTACCACGTAAATGTTCCGCGTCCGTAATTACCATGAATGTATCGCACTTCTTGTGTCCCTTCTTTTTCGGCAAGTACAATCACAGATTTCTTTATCAAATTTTTTTTGAAATTTGTTGTTTGCCCCATAAATCCGTGAATCACATTGACATGATTTTGCGTAAGCATTGTCGGTACCGGGTCATACTTTGCAGAAAATTCAAACAGCGTAAAATAATCCGTTTCAGAATTCATCATTCCTGCCATATCGCTCGGAGGAATGTCAATATCGGAATATTCGTAGCGAAGCGGATTTGTTTCATATGTAAAATTTTCAAATGCAAGAGTTTTGGTAAAATCCAATTTCGTTTGCGCTTTGGAATCTTGCGGGTCTCCATCGTACATCACATCGCAAATGTCAGTATGTTCCGCCGCAAGAGCAAGGTCAAATGCATCTGTTGCGGCGCACATTGCAAACGTGAATCCTCCTCCCGCAATAAAATTTTTTATTTCGCGCGCAACTGTTTTTTTCATTTCCGAAACTTTCTTGTAGCCAAGTTTCTTCGCCATTTGTTCATTCAGCACTTGTTGTTCGATATACCACTGCGCAGAATGAAACGACGCATAAAATTTTCCATATTGTCCCGAAAAATCTTCGTGATGAACATGCAACCAATCGTACTGATTCAACTTTTTTCCCAGCACTTCTTCATCCCATAATTTATCGAACGGAATTTCCGCATATGTTAACGCAAGCACAACTGCATCATCCCACGGCCGAAAATTCGATGGTTGATACACTGCAACCTTCGGCGCTTTTTCTAAACGAACCGCTTCCATATTATTATCTTCGCTTTGCACTTCGCTGAAAATTCGCGCCGCATCGCTTCCAGAAACTTGTTCGTAAAAAACTCCGCGCACGCGACATTCGTTTGCGATGCTTTCGTTGGCATCGCAGAGAAACGAACCGCCGCGATAATTCAAAAGCCAATCTACATCAATATTTTTTGTAAGTATCCAATACGCAATTCCGTACGACTTCAAATGGTCGGATTGCGATAAGTCCATAGGGATAAGTATTTTTCCCTGCGTGAAGGAAAGTGTTGTTAGGAGAAAGAAGTAAGAAGTAAGTAGTAAAAGTTTTTGAGATTTTCTGGAATCGAAAATCATAGCGTATCTCCTCTTAACACCCGAATGCGTTTTCGCGCTTCTTCGACAAATAACGATTTCGGAAATTCGTGTAATATAATTTCGTACGATTCAATTGCTTTCGGAATATTTTTTTCATCATAGTCATAGATTTTCGCTATCATCATCATTGCATTGTCGCGCAGCATGCTTTCGGAATAGTGAGAATAAATTTTTTGCAGCGTAGAAATTGCTGTGCTGTATTGTTTCACTGTGTATTGAAGCTCGCCTGTTTTCAGTAAGGCATCATCGGCGAGTTCCGAATTGGAAAAATTTTCCACGAGATGCTGAAACGCGGTTATGGCTTCGGAATAGTTATTTTGCCGAGCAAGAAAATCTGCGGCGGCAAATTTTTTTAGAACAAACTCTTCTTTCCCGCGATGCGTTTCAATGAATAAACTCAAACTCAACGCATCGTTGGCGATATCGGTTGCAAGCACTTTCGTGAGTTCCTCCAGGTGTTTCGATACTTCTTGAAAATTTCCTTTGAAGTAATAAATTTCCGCAAGACGAAACTGCGCAAGTTCTTTTTGCGAAGAAAGAATGCGTTGTTCCTGAAGAATAGAGCGCAATTCTTTTTCTGCAAGAGCAGTATCGCCAAGTTGCAAATGAATTTCTGCTGTTCGCTGAATACCATCAATTCGCAACGGTGAAGAGAGAGGAACGTTATTTTTCAGTTCGCCAAGTGTTGCAAGCGCTTCCGAAGAATTATTGAAATGCTCACTTTGAATCATCGAAATCTGCAACAAACATTTTGTCCCAAGTTCGCTTTTGTTGTGAGTGGAAGCAAGAGTTCTGTACGTAGATACGGCATCTTCGAATGAAATGCGGAATTGCAAGGAAGAAAATTTTCTTGACGTTGTCGAATCTGCAACGCTCAAGGTTTCGGAAAGTTTTTCCAAACATTGCGCAAACCCAAATTGTGCGGTTGCAATCATCGGAAAACGCGGATACAACCTGATGACATCGTAATACGCTTGCGCCGCGATAAAAAATTCCTTATCACGAAAAACACGTTCGGCAAAATTATACAGTTCGTTTCCATTGGCGCGCGTTTGCTCATCTATTTCGCGGTACAAATTCAACGCTTCCGAATATAGTTTCCCTTCCATCAAAAGCCACGCGAGAAGTCGTTTCAGTTGCAAATTATTTTTTTCTCGACTGTTTGCTTCTATTACCATTTCTGTTGCCGCGACAAGACCTTCTTTTTTCCCGGTGAATGAAGATAGTCGCGTTTGGACGAGAGAAAGTTGCTGCGGCGTATCGTTCAAAAGTAAAAGAAATTCCCTTGCTGCATTTT includes:
- a CDS encoding asparagine synthetase B encodes the protein MIFDSRKSQKLLLLTSYFFLLTTLSFTQGKILIPMDLSQSDHLKSYGIAYWILTKNIDVDWLLNYRGGSFLCDANESIANECRVRGVFYEQVSGSDAARIFSEVQSEDNNMEAVRLEKAPKVAVYQPSNFRPWDDAVVLALTYAEIPFDKLWDEEVLGKKLNQYDWLHVHHEDFSGQYGKFYASFHSAQWYIEQQVLNEQMAKKLGYKKVSEMKKTVAREIKNFIAGGGFTFAMCAATDAFDLALAAEHTDICDVMYDGDPQDSKAQTKLDFTKTLAFENFTYETNPLRYEYSDIDIPPSDMAGMMNSETDYFTLFEFSAKYDPVPTMLTQNHVNVIHGFMGQTTNFKKNLIKKSVIVLAEKEGTQEVRYIHGNYGRGTFTWYGGHDPEDYQHAVGDPPTQLELYKNSPGYRLILNNVLFPAAKKKQQKT
- a CDS encoding tetratricopeptide repeat protein produces the protein MKSILLVLFISSAYTEIVLTQSNDMKSKLAQNYERGGDWEKAISLYEELFRNDSANTFYFDALRRGYLQLKKYENAISICENRLKKTPNDIALIASLGSVFAKAEKESLALLTWERGIALDRRNFVVYKIVADAAQENRMWETAIAFYLRGRTEIGNKNLFVTEIGSLYAMTMQYKNAAREFLLLLNDTPQQLSLVQTRLSSFTGKKEGLVAATEMVIEANSREKNNLQLKRLLAWLLMEGKLYSEALNLYREIDEQTRANGNELYNFAERVFRDKEFFIAAQAYYDVIRLYPRFPMIATAQFGFAQCLEKLSETLSVADSTTSRKFSSLQFRISFEDAVSTYRTLASTHNKSELGTKCLLQISMIQSEHFNNSSEALATLGELKNNVPLSSPLRIDGIQRTAEIHLQLGDTALAEKELRSILQEQRILSSQKELAQFRLAEIYYFKGNFQEVSKHLEELTKVLATDIANDALSLSLFIETHRGKEEFVLKKFAAADFLARQNNYSEAITAFQHLVENFSNSELADDALLKTGELQYTVKQYSTAISTLQKIYSHYSESMLRDNAMMMIAKIYDYDEKNIPKAIESYEIILHEFPKSLFVEEARKRIRVLRGDTL